One window from the genome of Elaeis guineensis isolate ETL-2024a chromosome 5, EG11, whole genome shotgun sequence encodes:
- the LOC105037826 gene encoding probable histone H2A.2, whose amino-acid sequence MAGRGKAIGSGASKKAMSRSSKAGLQFPVGRIARFLKAGKYAERVGAGAPVYLAAVLEYLAAEVLELAGNAARDNKKTRIVPRHIQLAVRNDEELSKLLGTVTIANGGVMPNIHNLLLPKKTGGSSKSAPGDDEN is encoded by the exons ATGGCCGGAAGGGGGAAGGCGATCGGCTCCGGCGCCTCGAAGAAGGCGATGTCGAGGAGTAGCAAGGCTGGTCTCCAGTTTCCCGTCGGCAGGATAGCCCGTTTCCTCAAGGCTGGCAAGTACGCTGAGCGCGTTGGCGCCGGCGCTCCAGTCTATCTCGCTGCCGTCCTCGAGTACCTCGCTGCCGAG GTGTTGGAGCTCGCTGGAAACGCGGCTAGAGACAACAAGAAGACGAGAATAGTCCCAAGGCACATCCAATTGGCGGTGAGGAACGATGAGGAGCTTTCCAAGCTTCTGGGGACGGTCACCATTGCCAATGGTGGTGTGATGCCCAACATCCACAACCTACTTCTCCCCAAGAAGACCGGTGGCTCCTCCAAGTCTGCCCCTGGAGATGATGAGAACTAA